Sequence from the Sphingomonas koreensis genome:
GCATGGGCTATATCGAGGAGACCGGCGCCGCCCAGCATTTTCGCGACGCGCGCATCACCCCGATCTACGAGGGCACCAACGGCATTCAGGCCGCCGATCTCGTCGGCCGCAAGCTGAGCATGGACAATGGCGGCACCTTGTTTGCGCTGACCGCGCAAGTGCGGAGCGAGGCGCAGGATGCCGGGCTCATCGCGCTGATCGAAGCGTGCGAGGAAGTCGGGCGGCACATGCTGGCGAGCGAGGTCGAGGACCGGCTGGCTGGCTCCTATCCGTTCCTGACGATGCTGTCGGTCGCGGTGTGCGGCTGGTTGATGGAGAAGCAATGCGGCATCGCGGCGAGCGCGGAGGGCGATCCGGCCTTTCTGGCGATGAAGCAGGCCGCGGCTCGGTTCTACGTTGAGCAGATCGTGCCGGAAGCAATGGGCCTTAAGGCGGCCGCGCTGGCGGACGCGGATGTGCTGTACTCGATCAATGCGGAGACCTTTGCCGCCTAGTCATACTCGTCACCCCGCCTTGTGCCGGGGTCCCTCGGGAGGTGAGCAAGGGTCGAGGCGCTTGGAGGCATAGTGCAAGGCACCGTGGATCCCGGCAAAAGGCCGGGATGACGACGGTGGGAGTCGGGGGTCAGGCGATCTCGCGGTCCAGCAACTCATGCGCGCTCAGCCCGAGCAGGCCGATATGCTCGCGCACCTTGGGCCAGTAGCTGGTGAGGAAGCGGTCGCGCTCTGCGACCTTCAGCCGTTCGACCGCGCCGGGCAGGACGAACATGCCGACGCCGCGGCGCACCTCGACATAGCCGTCGTCCTGGAAGCTCTGATAGGCCTTGGCGACGGTCAGCGGGTTGGCGCCGTGTTCGGCGGCGAGCGCGCGCACCGACGGCAACTGGTCCCCCGCCCGGTATTCGCCACGCAGAATCGCCGTCGCGATGCTGGCACGCAGCTTCAGATAAACCGGGCTGTCTTCATGCTCAAGCGCTGTCATGCTGCCTTAATACAGCATGGGAGCGGAAACATCCATACCAAAGAAGGTTTCGTCAGTTACCGCCTGCCGCCGGCCCGGCCCAGATCGACACGGTTTTCGCCATGTCCGGCCGGGGACGCTCCTCCAGCGGCTTGCCCGGCGTGCCGATGAACACGAAGCCTGCGATTCGTTCGGGAGCGGCGCCGAACAGGTCGCGCACCCGGTCGCTGAACGCCGCCCAGCCGGTAAGCCAGCAGGCGGCATAGCCCATCGCGTGCACGGCATGTTCGAGGTTCATCGTCGCCGCACCGACCGACAATTCCTGCTCCCAGAGCGGGATATGGCTTTCGACCTTCGGCGAGGCGAGCACGACGACCAGCGCCGGCGCCTGCCGCGCAAACTGGTCCATCGCCTCGATCTCCAGCCGCCCAGCCCCCGGCTTTTCCGCGCGGTAGGCATCGACGATCGCGGCCGCGAGCGAATCGCGTTGATCCGTCGGCACGATCACGAAACGCCAGGGTGCCAGCTTGCCATGATCCGGCGTACGCGCGGCGATCTCAAGGATCTGGTCGAGCTCGCCCGCATCCGGGCCGGGCGCGATCATGTCGCGTGCCTTGCCGGAACGGCGGGTGGCGAGCAGCGAGAGCGGAGTCGAGCGGTCGTTGAAAGTCATGCCGGCCCGTTAGCCGCTTCGCCGCGCGCCGCAAAGGGTCATTGCGAACGATTCTCAATCGACAACCCGATTACGGGGCACGGTTTCCCTTGTAACAATCATGCTTCAACATGTGAGGTTTCGCCGCTAGGGTCGCTCGTATCTTTATGCGCCGTTCAGGAGAGCAGCGCCGCATGGCATTAGATAAGGGGTCAAGCCTTGCCGCATTTCAAAGACATGAGCCTATGGGCTGAGGCCGAGTGGATCGCCGTGATCGCCACGGTCCTGCTCTTCGCCTTCCTCGCAGGCGGCGCGATGATCGCAGCCAGCCGCAAACCCGAATTCGCCGGCCACCCCAAGGGCCTGTACATGCTGTTCTTCGCCGAGATGTGGGAGCGTTTCTCCTACTACGGCATGCGCGCAATCCTGATCTTCTACCTGACCCAGCACTGGCTGTTCTCGGACGGCAAGTCGAACCTGATCTACGGCGCCTATACGTCGCTGGTCTACATCACCCCGGTGCTCGGCGGCTATCTCGCCGACCGGTATCTCGGGCAGCGCAAGGCGGTGATCTTCGGCGGCCTGTTGCTGGCCGCGGGCCATTCACTGATGGCGGTCGAGGGCACCGGCGGGCAGAATGATCCGACGATCAACGTCTTCTGGGCGGCGCTCGCCTTCATCATCGTCGGCTCGGGCTTCCTCAAGGCCAACATCTCGGTGATGGTCGGACAGCTCTACAACCTCACCGACACGCGCCGCGACGCGGCCTATACGATCTTCTACATGGGCATCAACGTCGGCGCCGCGCTCGGCACCATCCTGGTCGCCTATCTCGGCCAGACCATTGGCTGGGGCTATGGCTTCGGCCTCGCCGGGATCGGCATGCTCGCCGGGCTGATCGTGTTCGTGCTGGGCAAGGCGTCGCTCCGCGGTGCCGGCGAAGCGCCAGCGCCGCTGACGCGCGCGCGCGAATTTGCGCTGTACGGCGTCGGTCTCGCCTCGGTCGCGGTGATCTGGGCGCTGGTCCAGTATCAGGACGTCATTCAGACGCTGCTCGCCATCTCGGGCGTCGCGCTGCTGGGCTACGTGCTCTACGAAAGCTTCAAGCTGCCCAAGGAACCCCGCGAGCGCATGTTCGCGATCCTGTTCCTGATCTCGCTCAACCCGATCTTCTGGGGCCTGTTCGAACAGGCCGGTGGATCGATGAACCTGTTCACCAACGAGTTCGTCGATCGCGGCGGCGTGCCGGCCGGCATCTTCCAGTCGATCAACCCGATCTACATCATCTTGTTCGCGCCGCTCTTTGCCGGCCTGTGGCAGTTCCTCGGCAAGCGCGGGCTTGAGCCGTCGGCGCCGGCGAAGTTCGGCATCGCCCTGCTCCAGATGGGCCTCGCCAATCTGGTGCTGGTGTGGGGCGCGCATGCATGGGGCATCGAAGCGATGACCCCGGTCTTCCTCGTCTTCGCCTATTATCTGTTCGCGACTACCGCCGAGCTCTGCCTCTCGCCCGTCGGCCTCTCCGCAATGAACCGGCTCGCGCCCAAGTTCCTCGCCTCGCTCATCATGGGCGCGTGGTTCTACATGACCGCGGTCGGCAATTTCGTCGCCGGCAAGATCGGCGAAGCGACTGGCGGTCACGACGGCAAGATGACCAAGGCCGGACTGCTCGACATCTATGACCTGTTCGGCTGGATCGCGATCGGCGTGGGCGTGGCGGTGTTGCTGTTCAGCCCGGTCGTGCGGCGCTGGATGCACCTCGACACGCTCAAGGACGACCCGCTGGCGGGTCAGGCGGAGCTGGCGGAGGCGCAAGCGGCAGGTACCCGTCCGGATCTCGAGACCAAGCGGGTCTGAGCAAAGCCGACAAGAAGAGGGCGCGGGGATCACTCCCCGCGCCCTTTTTGGTGTCCGTTATCTCGCGCGGCTCATCCCACGCGGTTCGCCACCAGATCGTCGACCACCGACGGATCGGCGAGGGTCGAGGTGTCACCCAGCGACGAGACATCGCCTTCGGCGATCTTGCGCAGGATGCGGCGCATGATCTTGCCCGAACGGGTCTTGGGCAGGCCCGGTGCGAACTGGAGCGCGTCGGGCGTGGCGATCGGGCCGATCTCGGTACGGACCCACTTCACCAGCTCGGCGCGCAGCGCGTCGTCGGCGGCGCAGCCGGCGTTGAGCGTGACATAGGCGTAGATGCCCTGGCCCTTCACATCGTGCGGCATGCCGACGACCGCGGCCTCGGCGACCTTGGGATGGAGCACCAGCGCGCTCTCGACCTCGGCCGTACCCATGCGATGGCCGCTGACGTTGATGACGTCGTCGACCCGCCCGGTGATCCAGTAATAGCCATCCTCGTCGCGGCGGCAGCCGTCGCCGGTGAAATATTTGCCGGGATAAGTTGTGAAATAGGTCTGGAAGAAGCGTTCATGATCGCCCCAGACGGTGCGCATCTGCCCCGGCCAGCTGCGCGCGATGACGAGGTTACCCTCGGTCGCGCCGTGCAGCACCGCGCCCTCGCTATCGACCAGCTGCGGATCGACCCCGGGCAGCGGCCGCGTAGCGCTACCGGGCTTGAGGTCCGTCGCGCCCGGCATCGGCGCGATCATCGCCCCGCCGGTCTCGGTCTGCCACCAGGTGTCGATGATCGGGCAGCGGCTTTCGCCCACCACCTCATGATACCAGCGCCATGCTTCCGGGTTGATCGGCTCGCCGACCGTGCCGAGCAGACGCAGCGACGTGCGGCTGGTCTTCGTCACGAAATCATCGCCGTCCTTCATCAGCGCGCGCAGCGCCGTCGGGGCAGTGAAGATGGTGTGGACGTTATGCCGATCCACCACCTGCCAGATGCGGCTGGCGTCGGGCCAGTTGGGCAGGCCTTCATACATCAAGGTCGTCGCGCCATTGGCGAGGGGACCGTAGAGGATGTAGCTGTGCCCGGTGACCCAGCCGATATCGGCCGCGCACCACCAGACATTGCCGGGGCGATAATCGAAAGCCAGCTCATGCGTCAGGCTCGCCCAGAGCAGATAGCCCGCGCTGGTGTGGAGCACGCCCTTGGGCTTGCCGGTCGAGCCCGAGGTATAGAGGATGAACAGTGGATCCTCCGCGTTCATCGTCTCCGCCGGACAGTCGGTACCCACGCCCGCCGCAGCCTCGTGATACCAGACATCGCGGCCCGGGGTCATCGTCACATGACCGCCGGTTGCCTTGACCACGATCACCTTCTCAAGCGCCGGCGCACGCTCGGCCGCGGCATCGACATTGGCCTTGAGCGCGATGCGCTTGCCGCCGCGACGGCCCTCGTCGGCGGTGATCACGACGCTGCTGTCGCAATCGGTGATGCGTCCCGCCAGCGCCTCGGGCGAGAAGCCGCCGAACACCACCGAATGGATCGCGCCCAATCGCGCGCAGGCGAGGATCGCGAACGCCGCTTCGGGGATCATCGGCATGTAGATGGTGACGCGGTCGCCCTTCTTGACGCCCTGGCCCTTCAGCACATTGGCGAAGCGGCAGACCTCTTCATGAAGCTCGCGATAGGTGAACTGGCGCGACGCCTCGGCGGGATCGTCCGGCTCCCAGATGATCGCGACCTCGTCACCGCGGCTCGCCAGATGCCGGTCGATGCAGTTCGCCGCGACGTTGAGCTTGCCGTCCGCAAACCATTCGATGCGGAAATCGCTCTCATCGAACGACCAGTCGCCCGCCAGTTCCGGACGTTTCACCCAGTCGAGACGCTTCGCCTGATCGAGCCAGAAGCTGCCCGGATCGGCGATCGAGCGCCCATAAAGCTGCTCATAGCCCGCCGCATCGTAACGCGCCTCCCGTGCCCATTCCGCAGGAACTGGATGAATCTCGCCGGTCATTGCCTCTCCCTTCGGGCCGGAGCTGTAGTTTCCGGCCCGGAAAAGGCAACGCCAACGGCGCTTTTGCGACCTTAAGCTTCAGTGATAGCGATCTCAGGCGAAGGTCCGTGCGGATCAGGCCTTCGAATTGGCATATTCCTGCGTGCCGTGGGTGATCACCCGGTCGCCCGCCACGATCTCTGCGATCGGGATATCGGGCTGGGCGAGGATCTCGGCATAGAGCGGTGCAAAGTCGGTCTCGACGGTCGCCCGGAGCAGGGTTTCAAAGCTCGGGATCACGAAATAATTCTGCTGGAAGTCGTCGATCCGGTACTCGGTACGCATCACCCGCTTGAGATCGAAACCGATGCGATTGGGGCTGTCGCTCTCCAGCGCGAAACGGCTCTCGGCGGAACTGGATACGATGCCCGAGCCATAGATGCGCAGGTCGCCCGCTTCCTCGATCAGCCCGAATTCGACGGTGTACCAATAGAGACGCGAAAGCTGCTTGAGCGCGCCCAGTTCCATCGCCCGGCCGCCGCCGCGGCCATAGGCCTCCATATAGTCGGCGAAGACCGGATCGGCGAGCATCGGGACATGGCCGAACACGTCGTGGAAGACGTCCGGCTCCTGCAGATAGTCGAGCTGATCGGGGCGGCGGATGAAATTGCCCGCGACGAAACGGCGATTGGCCATGTGATCGAAGAACACGTCGTCGGGAACGAGGCCGGGCACGGCCACGACCTGCCAGCCGGTCAGCTTCACCAGCCGTTCCGACAGCTCCTCGAAATTCGGGATGCCGCCGTCGGAGAGCTTAAGCAGCTCAAGCCCATGCAGATACGCTTTCGACGCGCGGCCGGGCAGCAGCTTGATCTGGCGTTCGAACAGCGTGTCCCACACGCCATGTTCTTCCGCAGTGAAGGCGTCCCAATTCTGCGGGATCGTCCAGTCGGCCGCCGCACCCTCGGGCGGGCGGTCGAGAACATGGGTTTCATTGCTCATGCTGCATCATATCATGGCTATCGTAACAACGGAAACAAGTTGCGCTGCAGCATGCCCTAGAAACGCTCGCATCGCCCCCTATCTCGGTTACAAGGTGGTGAGATGGCGTTGAACCTCGATGCAAAGGCCCCGCCGATGGCGGTGATGCTCTCCGAGTGGCCCCGCGCGGCATGGGGTTTATCGACCCTGCCCTTCGCCTGGCCCGAATTGATGCAGGCGCCGCGCGGCGACGGCCGCCCCGTGCTGACGCTGCCCGGCCTGGTCAACAGCGACCTCTCGAATATCGTCATGCGCCGCTATCTCGATGCGCTCGGCTATCGCGCGCTGCCATGGGAGCTGGGGCGCAATTTCGGCCCGCGCGCGATCGGCAGGGAGGGCGAACGGCTGTTCGAACGGATCGCCGCCATCCATGACGAGACGGGCGAGAAGGTCACGTTGATCGGGGTCAGCCTGGGCGGGATCATGGCGCGCGTCGCTGCGCACCGGCATCCCGAACTGGTGCGTGAAGTGATCACGGTAAGCTCGCCTTTTGCGGGCCTGCCCACCGCAACCAATGTCTGGCGCGTGTTCGAGCTGGTCTGCGGACAACGCGCCGACGACCCGGCA
This genomic interval carries:
- the acs gene encoding acetate--CoA ligase, with protein sequence MTGEIHPVPAEWAREARYDAAGYEQLYGRSIADPGSFWLDQAKRLDWVKRPELAGDWSFDESDFRIEWFADGKLNVAANCIDRHLASRGDEVAIIWEPDDPAEASRQFTYRELHEEVCRFANVLKGQGVKKGDRVTIYMPMIPEAAFAILACARLGAIHSVVFGGFSPEALAGRITDCDSSVVITADEGRRGGKRIALKANVDAAAERAPALEKVIVVKATGGHVTMTPGRDVWYHEAAAGVGTDCPAETMNAEDPLFILYTSGSTGKPKGVLHTSAGYLLWASLTHELAFDYRPGNVWWCAADIGWVTGHSYILYGPLANGATTLMYEGLPNWPDASRIWQVVDRHNVHTIFTAPTALRALMKDGDDFVTKTSRTSLRLLGTVGEPINPEAWRWYHEVVGESRCPIIDTWWQTETGGAMIAPMPGATDLKPGSATRPLPGVDPQLVDSEGAVLHGATEGNLVIARSWPGQMRTVWGDHERFFQTYFTTYPGKYFTGDGCRRDEDGYYWITGRVDDVINVSGHRMGTAEVESALVLHPKVAEAAVVGMPHDVKGQGIYAYVTLNAGCAADDALRAELVKWVRTEIGPIATPDALQFAPGLPKTRSGKIMRRILRKIAEGDVSSLGDTSTLADPSVVDDLVANRVG
- a CDS encoding GntR family transcriptional regulator; translation: MTALEHEDSPVYLKLRASIATAILRGEYRAGDQLPSVRALAAEHGANPLTVAKAYQSFQDDGYVEVRRGVGMFVLPGAVERLKVAERDRFLTSYWPKVREHIGLLGLSAHELLDREIA
- the phhA gene encoding phenylalanine 4-monooxygenase — its product is MSNETHVLDRPPEGAAADWTIPQNWDAFTAEEHGVWDTLFERQIKLLPGRASKAYLHGLELLKLSDGGIPNFEELSERLVKLTGWQVVAVPGLVPDDVFFDHMANRRFVAGNFIRRPDQLDYLQEPDVFHDVFGHVPMLADPVFADYMEAYGRGGGRAMELGALKQLSRLYWYTVEFGLIEEAGDLRIYGSGIVSSSAESRFALESDSPNRIGFDLKRVMRTEYRIDDFQQNYFVIPSFETLLRATVETDFAPLYAEILAQPDIPIAEIVAGDRVITHGTQEYANSKA
- a CDS encoding alpha/beta fold hydrolase: MALNLDAKAPPMAVMLSEWPRAAWGLSTLPFAWPELMQAPRGDGRPVLTLPGLVNSDLSNIVMRRYLDALGYRALPWELGRNFGPRAIGREGERLFERIAAIHDETGEKVTLIGVSLGGIMARVAAHRHPELVREVITVSSPFAGLPTATNVWRVFELVCGQRADDPAVRAWLEEAATPLPVPATAIWSRNDGLVNGMCCHEAEQGDARSIEVDSSHLWVQMKPEVLRAIADTLGRGAQAS
- a CDS encoding nitroreductase family protein, whose product is MTFNDRSTPLSLLATRRSGKARDMIAPGPDAGELDQILEIAARTPDHGKLAPWRFVIVPTDQRDSLAAAIVDAYRAEKPGAGRLEIEAMDQFARQAPALVVVLASPKVESHIPLWEQELSVGAATMNLEHAVHAMGYAACWLTGWAAFSDRVRDLFGAAPERIAGFVFIGTPGKPLEERPRPDMAKTVSIWAGPAAGGN
- a CDS encoding peptide MFS transporter, producing the protein MSLWAEAEWIAVIATVLLFAFLAGGAMIAASRKPEFAGHPKGLYMLFFAEMWERFSYYGMRAILIFYLTQHWLFSDGKSNLIYGAYTSLVYITPVLGGYLADRYLGQRKAVIFGGLLLAAGHSLMAVEGTGGQNDPTINVFWAALAFIIVGSGFLKANISVMVGQLYNLTDTRRDAAYTIFYMGINVGAALGTILVAYLGQTIGWGYGFGLAGIGMLAGLIVFVLGKASLRGAGEAPAPLTRAREFALYGVGLASVAVIWALVQYQDVIQTLLAISGVALLGYVLYESFKLPKEPRERMFAILFLISLNPIFWGLFEQAGGSMNLFTNEFVDRGGVPAGIFQSINPIYIILFAPLFAGLWQFLGKRGLEPSAPAKFGIALLQMGLANLVLVWGAHAWGIEAMTPVFLVFAYYLFATTAELCLSPVGLSAMNRLAPKFLASLIMGAWFYMTAVGNFVAGKIGEATGGHDGKMTKAGLLDIYDLFGWIAIGVGVAVLLFSPVVRRWMHLDTLKDDPLAGQAELAEAQAAGTRPDLETKRV